Proteins from one Argopecten irradians isolate NY chromosome 15, Ai_NY, whole genome shotgun sequence genomic window:
- the LOC138308682 gene encoding neuronal acetylcholine receptor subunit alpha-9-I-like, with protein MADMEKLDLEDFDVKINYAGLLDVLPGKLIKSTCTVDMTNFPTDYQTCNIVFVPWSYLPSEAQLTELLEDIMIVGENGEWDISGTPPSMNKSDPYRTNAAVYKLVLKRKSAYYIISMVVPVYILCFLNPFVFLLPASSGERISYTITMFLSLAVYMTLVGDNMPKVSEPMAGISFNYFLLVSMMFSCALTILTIFSLRWHTRKDASQFPKWLKRLVFLYTRKEEKRRTTNQENESCSEQNVD; from the coding sequence ATGGCAGACATGGAGAAGTTAGATCTGGAAGATTTTGACGTGAAGATAAATTACGCGGGTTTACTAGATGTGCTTCCAGGAAAGCTGATCAAATCCACCTGTACAGTGGACATGACAAACTTCCCAACTGACTACCAGACATGTAACATAGTCTTCGTTCCTTGGAGTTACTTGCCAAGTGAGGCCCAGCTGACAGAATTGTTAGAGGATATTATGATCGTCGGTGAAAATGGAGAATGGGACATCAGCGGTACACCGCCCAGTATGAATAAGAGTGATCCTTATCGCACGAATGCCGCTGTCTACAAATTAGTTTTGAAAAGGAAGTCTGCTTACTACATCATCTCAATGGTCGTACCTGTGTATATCCTTTGTTTCCTCAACCCGTTCGTGTTTCTGCTACCCGCCTCGTCAGGGGAGAGAATTTCCTACACCATCACCATGTTCCTGTCTCTGGCGGTTTATATGACACTTGTCGGGGATAACATGCCCAAGGTATCGGAGCCAATGGCAGGCATCTCTTTTAATTACTTTCTGCTCGTATCAATGATGTTCAGCTGTGCCTTGACGATACTGACAATATTTTCGCTCCGCTGGCATACTAGAAAGGACGCAAGTCAATTTCCGAAATGGCTGAAACGTCTTGTGTTTCTGTACACAAGAAAAGAAGAGAAGAGGCGGACAACGAACCAAGAAAATGAGAGTTGTTCAGAACAGAACGTAGATTAA
- the LOC138308684 gene encoding acetylcholine receptor subunit alpha-like → MKGDKRIIILFIICHCHMILPVMGSVENMTRLMADVFSNYSRDVRPAKDTGDTVTISTTLFLLSILDVDEVAGSITLSGGLTIFWLDYRLAWQPADYGGISYLMVNSSKIWVPNLFLMTSSAEMEKFSLHEYDIRIRDTGLLNVSAGKLMRSTCSIDMTYFPVDSQKCSMIIVPWGYLPTEVNLTTMYPTFETRYFSPNGEWSVDDTSAEMFDDPDYVSNAVVFTLTLKRRSAYFIISMLVPVYILCFLNPFVFLLPASSGERISYTITMFLSLAVYMTLVGDNMPKVSEPMAGISYFLLVSMIFSCALTIITIFTLRWHGRNDASRFPKWLRQLVFLLKKKEKTTYPIKQCSPVNIIKAQNHEQKESRNLNIGIILDGSEKDENIGSRFTEPDKDDIINFIDNALFGISELVVVGLCFGFTYGYYR, encoded by the coding sequence ATGAAGGGTGATAAACGCATCATCATTCTGTTTATAATATGTCACTGTCACATGATCTTACCTGTTATGGGTTCTGTTGAGAACATGACTAGACTCATGGCGGACGTGTTTTCAAACTATAGCAGAGACGTCCGACCAGCCAAGGACACCGGAGACACGGTGACTATCTCCACAACTCTATTCCTTCTGTCTATCCTGGACGTTGACGAAGTGGCCGGATCTATAACTCTTAGTGGGGGTCTCACTATTTTCTGGCTCGACTATCGGCTGGCATGGCAACCAGCCGACTACGGTGGCATCTCTTACCTTATGGTAAACTCATCCAAGATTTGGGTTCcgaatttatttttgatgacATCTTCAGCAGAGATGGAGAAGTTTAGTCTACATGAATACGATATTAGGATAAGAGATACCGGATTGCTAAATGTAAGTGCAGGAAAGTTGATGCGGTCCACATGTTCAATAGACATGACCTACTTCCCCGTGGACTCACAGAAATGTTCAATGATTATAGTCCCCTGGGGATACCTCCCAACAGAGGTAAATCTAACGACTATGTATCCGACTTTCGAAACAAGATATTTTAGTCCAAACGGCGAATGGAGCGTTGACGATACATCGGCAGAAATGTTTGATGACCCAGATTATGTCAGTAATGCCGTCGTGTTCACTTTAACTTTGAAAAGGAGGTCTGCTTACTTCATCATCTCAATGCTCGTACCTGTGTACATCCTTTGCTTCCTCAACCCGTTCGTATTTCTGCTTCCCGCCTCGTCAGGGGAGAGAATTTCCTACACCATCACAATGTTCCTGTCTCTGGCGGTTTACATGACACTTGTCGGGGATAACATGCCCAAAGTATCTGAACCAATGGCTGGTATATCCTACTTCCTGCTGGTATCGATGATATTCAGCTGTGCCTTGAcgataataacaatatttactcTCCGCTGGCACGGAAGGAATGACGCGAGTAGATTTCCCAAATGGCTAAGACAACTAGTGTTTCTGTTGAAGAAAAAGGAAAAGACAACATACCCAATTAAACAGTGTTCTCCAGTCAACATAATAAAGGCGCAAAACCATGAACAAAAAGAATCACGAAATCTCAATATCGGTATAATCTTGGATGGAAGCGAGAAGGACGAAAATATAGGAAGTAGATTTACGGAACCCGATAAAGACGACATCATTAATTTCATAGATAATGCCTTATTTGGAATTTCAGAATTAGTCGTTGTCGGACTATGTTTTGGCTTTACGTATGGATATTACAGAtag
- the LOC138309477 gene encoding neuronal acetylcholine receptor subunit alpha-3-like produces MKGSLLIGILLLFFLCHVIIRVTGSIEDMTRLMGDIFVNYSREIRPVRNQSDQLMINTSFILLSIRDVDEVAGSISLTGGLTMVWEDFRLSWQPEEYGGIEQILVNSSSVWSPDIFLLSPAADMEKLDLKDFDVRIYYMGVLLVIPGKLIKSTCKVDMTNFPTDYQTCNIFFVPWSYIPSEVQLAFLEPSVDINSYNENGEWAINGTSASIYKTDHYDTNAAVYTLVLKRRSAYFIISMVVPVYILCFLNPFVFLLPASSGERISYTITMFLSLAVYMTLVGDNMPKVSEPMAGISYFLLVSMMFSCSLTILTIFTLRWHARKDPNKFPKWLNRLVFLHTRKEEKRRTEKQENESSSEQNDGHRYHISNDTKSQDQGEITCVMDISSDPIIEDITAFIDNALFWISELVVTSLILGFTYGYHR; encoded by the coding sequence ATGAAGGGAAGTCTCCTTATCGGTATTCTACTGTTATTTTTTCTCTGTCACGTGATTATCCGCGTGACCGGTAGTATTGAAGATATGACTCGTTTGATGGGCGACATATTCGTCAACTATAGCAGAGAAATTCGACCTGTTAGGAACCAAAGTGACCAGTTGATGATAAACACTTCATTTATCCTTCTCTCAATTCGCGATGTCGATGAAGTAGCTGGATCTATAAGTTTAACAGGCGGACTCACCATGGTTTGGGAGGATTTCAGGTTGTCATGGCAACCCGAGGAGTATGGCGGGATAGAGCAAATACTGGTTAATTCATCAAGCGTTTGGTCGCCGGATATATTCTTGTTGTCCCCGGCAGCAGACATGGAGAAGTTAGATCTGAAAGATTTCGACGTGAGGATATATTACATGGGTGTGCTACTTGTGATTCCAGGAAAGCTTATCAAATCCACCTGTAAAGTGGACATGACAAACTTCCCCACTGACTACCAAACATGTAACATATTCTTCGTTCCTTGGAGTTACATACCCAGTGAGGTACAGCTAGCATTTTTAGAACCGTCTGTAGATATTAACAGCTACAATGAAAATGGGGAATGGGCCATCAATGGTACATCGGCCAGTATATATAAGACTGATCATTATGACACGAATGCTGCTGTCTATACATTAGTGTTAAAAAGGAGGTCTGCTTACTTCATCATCTCAATGGTCGTACCTGTGTACATCCTTTGTTTCCTCAACCCGTTCGTGTTTCTGCTGCCCGCCTCGTCAGGGGAGAGAATTTCCTACACCATCACCATGTTCCTGTCTCTGGCGGTTTACATGACACTTGTCGGGGATAACATGCCCAAGGTATCGGAGCCTATGGCAGGCATTTCTTACTTTCTGCTCGTATCAATGATGTTCAGCTGTTCCTTGACGATACTGACAATATTTACGCTCCGCTGGCATGCTAGAAAGGACCCAAATAAATTCCCAAAATGGCTGAACCGTCTTGTATTTTTGCATACCAGGAAAGAAGAGAAGAGGCGGACAGAGAAGCAGGAAAATGAGAGCAGCTCAGAACAGAACGATGGTCATCGCTATCACATCAGCAATGATACTAAATCACAGgaccaaggggagataacttgtgtCATGGATATATCTAGTGATCCGATCATAGAGGATATAACAGCGTTCATTGACAATGCTCTGTTTTGGATTTCGGAATTAGTCGTTACCAGTCTGATTCTTGGATTTACGTATGGGTATCACAGATAA